A single window of Streptomyces aquilus DNA harbors:
- a CDS encoding glycoside hydrolase family 2 TIM barrel-domain containing protein produces the protein MSFRTTDVDYIEDVSPGSGALPPRAWYASSDATSLSLNGSWRLRVSPTADAEDDSFAEEGYDAGDWAEVTVPGHWVLQGDGAFGKPVYTNHLYPFPVDPPHVPTENPTGDHLRVFDLPDDWPALDEGGAVLRFDGVESCARVWLNGTDIGEFKGSRLAHEFAVGHLLKPSGNVLAVRVHQWSAGSYLEDQDQWWLPGIFRDVTLLHRPAGGVLDFFVHADYDHVTGEGTLRVDSDVDGRVLVPALDIDVATGAPVTVPVEPWSAETPKLYDGELVTEGERVPLRIGFRTVVLEDGLIKVNGRPILFKGVNRHEWHPRTGRALDLATMREDVLLMKRHNLNAVRTSHYPPHPAFLDLCDEYGLWVIDECDLETHGFTEQDWRDNPVDDDRWTPALLDRAARMVERDKNHPSIVFWSLGNEAGTGRGLTAMAEWIHSRDTSRLVHYEGDWNCRDTDVYSRMYASHAEVEAIGKELDGGTLKRRGLPFIQCEYGHAMGNGPGGIADYQELFEKYDRIQGGFIWEWIDHGIEHAELGYAYGGDFGEELHDGNFVCDGLIFPDRTPSPGLAEYKKVIEPVRIEGDGADGTVRVTNRYDFADLSALAFVWSYQVDGATVESGSLSVPALKPGESADVKLPEPPAHQGPAETGWTVRATLAADTAWGERGHEVAWGQFPGAVRVLPSVAATDGPVRDGRTITLGPAAFDARTGTLTSIGGVSVEGLRLDVWRAPTDNDEGTDWVSGVQYSVLWRTLGLHRMRHRLDAVELTDDTLTVRTRVAPAAREVGLATVYRWTSDGSRLKLTVSVAPEGEWKVPLPRLGVRLGLAEAEAVTWFGGGPGEAYPDTRAASRIGLWTSTVDDLQTPYLRPQENGARGDVRWARLGGLRIEGDPEFAFSARRWTNEQLEAASHLTDLKAGDTVWVNLDHGQNGVGSQSCGPGPLPRHQLTAAPAEFSFVFSTDK, from the coding sequence ATGTCCTTCCGCACCACCGACGTCGACTACATAGAGGACGTCTCGCCCGGCAGCGGGGCCCTCCCGCCCCGCGCCTGGTACGCCTCCTCCGACGCCACGTCCCTGTCCCTGAACGGCAGCTGGCGCCTGAGGGTGTCCCCGACCGCCGACGCCGAGGACGACTCGTTCGCCGAGGAGGGCTACGACGCCGGGGACTGGGCCGAGGTCACGGTCCCCGGGCACTGGGTCCTCCAGGGCGACGGCGCCTTCGGGAAGCCCGTCTACACCAACCACCTCTACCCCTTCCCGGTCGACCCGCCGCACGTGCCGACGGAGAACCCGACCGGCGACCACCTGCGCGTCTTCGACCTGCCGGACGACTGGCCCGCGCTCGACGAGGGCGGAGCCGTCCTGCGGTTCGACGGTGTGGAGTCCTGCGCCCGCGTCTGGCTCAACGGCACGGACATCGGCGAGTTCAAGGGCTCGCGCCTGGCGCACGAGTTCGCGGTCGGGCATCTGCTGAAGCCGTCCGGCAACGTCCTCGCGGTCCGCGTCCACCAGTGGTCGGCCGGCTCCTACCTGGAGGACCAGGACCAGTGGTGGCTGCCCGGCATCTTCCGTGACGTCACCCTGCTGCACCGCCCGGCGGGCGGCGTCCTCGACTTCTTCGTGCACGCCGACTACGACCACGTCACCGGCGAGGGCACCCTGCGCGTCGACTCCGACGTCGACGGGCGGGTGCTCGTGCCGGCCCTGGACATCGATGTCGCGACCGGTGCGCCGGTGACGGTCCCGGTCGAGCCGTGGAGCGCCGAGACGCCGAAGCTGTACGACGGTGAACTGGTCACCGAGGGCGAGCGGGTGCCGTTGCGGATCGGCTTCCGCACGGTCGTCCTGGAGGACGGCCTCATCAAGGTCAACGGCCGGCCGATCCTCTTCAAGGGCGTCAACCGGCACGAGTGGCACCCGCGGACGGGCCGCGCGCTGGACCTCGCGACCATGCGCGAGGACGTGCTGCTGATGAAGCGGCACAACCTCAACGCGGTGCGCACCTCGCACTACCCGCCGCACCCGGCATTCCTGGACCTGTGCGACGAGTACGGCCTGTGGGTCATCGACGAGTGCGACCTGGAGACCCACGGCTTCACCGAGCAGGACTGGCGGGACAACCCCGTCGACGACGACCGCTGGACCCCGGCCCTCCTGGACCGTGCGGCCCGCATGGTCGAGCGCGACAAGAACCACCCGTCGATCGTGTTCTGGTCGCTGGGCAACGAGGCCGGCACCGGTCGCGGCCTGACCGCCATGGCCGAGTGGATCCACAGCCGGGACACCTCGCGCCTCGTGCACTACGAGGGCGACTGGAACTGCCGTGACACGGACGTGTATTCGCGCATGTACGCGAGCCACGCCGAGGTGGAGGCCATCGGCAAGGAGCTCGACGGCGGCACCCTGAAGCGGCGCGGGCTCCCCTTCATCCAGTGCGAGTACGGGCACGCCATGGGCAACGGCCCGGGCGGGATCGCCGACTACCAGGAGCTGTTCGAGAAGTACGACCGCATCCAGGGCGGCTTCATCTGGGAGTGGATCGACCACGGCATCGAGCACGCCGAGCTGGGCTACGCCTACGGCGGCGACTTCGGCGAGGAGCTGCACGACGGCAACTTCGTCTGCGACGGCCTGATCTTCCCCGACCGCACCCCCTCCCCCGGGCTCGCCGAGTACAAGAAGGTCATCGAGCCGGTCCGCATCGAGGGCGACGGCGCCGACGGCACCGTACGGGTGACGAACAGGTACGACTTCGCCGACCTGTCGGCGCTCGCCTTCGTGTGGTCGTACCAGGTGGACGGCGCGACGGTGGAGTCCGGCTCGCTGTCGGTGCCCGCGCTGAAGCCGGGCGAGTCCGCCGACGTGAAGCTGCCGGAGCCGCCCGCTCACCAGGGCCCGGCGGAGACCGGGTGGACGGTGCGGGCGACGCTCGCCGCCGACACGGCGTGGGGCGAGCGCGGGCACGAGGTGGCGTGGGGTCAGTTCCCGGGTGCCGTACGGGTGTTGCCGTCCGTGGCGGCCACCGACGGGCCCGTGCGCGACGGACGGACGATCACGCTCGGCCCGGCCGCCTTCGACGCCCGCACCGGCACGCTCACGTCGATCGGCGGAGTGTCCGTCGAGGGGCTGCGCCTGGACGTGTGGCGGGCGCCCACCGACAACGACGAGGGCACCGACTGGGTGTCGGGCGTCCAGTACTCCGTGCTGTGGCGCACGCTGGGCCTGCACCGGATGCGGCACCGGCTCGACGCGGTGGAGCTCACCGACGACACGCTGACGGTGCGCACCCGGGTGGCTCCGGCCGCCCGTGAGGTGGGACTGGCCACCGTGTACCGGTGGACCTCCGACGGCAGCCGGCTGAAGCTGACGGTGTCCGTGGCGCCCGAGGGCGAGTGGAAGGTGCCGCTGCCCCGCCTCGGCGTCCGGCTCGGGCTCGCCGAGGCCGAGGCGGTGACGTGGTTCGGCGGCGGTCCCGGCGAGGCGTACCCCGACACCCGTGCGGCATCGCGGATCGGCCTGTGGACGTCCACCGTGGACGACCTCCAGACGCCGTATCTGCGTCCGCAGGAGAACGGCGCCCGGGGCGACGTCCGGTGGGCGCGGCTCGGCGGTCTGCGGATCGAGGGCGACCCGGAGTTCGCGTTCAGCGCCCGCCGCTGGACGAACGAGCAGCTGGAGGCGGCCTCGCACCTGACCGACCTCAAGGCCGGGGACACGGTGTGGGTGAACCTCGACCACGGGCAGAACGGCGTCGGTTCACAGTCGTGCGGCCCTGGCCCGCTGCCGCGGCACCAACTGACGGCCGCACCGGCCGAGTTCTCGTTCGTGTTCTCGACCGACAAGTAA
- a CDS encoding carbohydrate ABC transporter permease: MTTTAPDLGKTPANAKKKRGGGVIGNTGLYLATGVAALLFLIPFYLIVRNALMTDPEITGENWKWFPTDIQWGNITEPFKDETVDFGRALWNSWVVAILHTSGILLICSLAGYGLARIPYKHANKVFYGVLVTLMIPTAVTFVPSFVLVSSLGWVDTYRGLIIPGLFSGFTCFLFRQYFLGFPKELEEAARVDGLSYWGAYWRVVVPNSLNFFAAMATITFISGWNSFLWPLVIGQDPSAWTIQVALSAYMTNQTVNYHLIFMSTAISILPLVLVFLFLQRWLVQGIAQTGIKG; the protein is encoded by the coding sequence GTGACCACCACCGCACCTGACCTCGGGAAGACTCCCGCGAACGCGAAGAAGAAGCGCGGCGGCGGGGTCATCGGCAACACCGGTCTCTACCTCGCCACCGGCGTCGCCGCCCTGCTCTTCCTCATCCCCTTCTACCTGATCGTCCGCAACGCCCTGATGACGGACCCGGAGATCACGGGCGAGAACTGGAAGTGGTTCCCCACCGACATCCAGTGGGGCAACATCACCGAGCCGTTCAAGGACGAGACCGTCGACTTCGGCCGCGCCCTGTGGAACTCGTGGGTCGTCGCGATCCTGCACACCAGCGGCATCCTGCTGATCTGCTCGCTCGCCGGTTACGGTCTGGCCCGCATCCCGTACAAGCACGCCAACAAGGTCTTCTACGGCGTCCTGGTCACCCTGATGATCCCGACCGCGGTGACCTTCGTGCCCAGCTTCGTGCTGGTGTCCTCGCTGGGCTGGGTCGACACCTATCGCGGTCTGATCATCCCGGGCCTGTTCAGTGGTTTCACCTGCTTCCTGTTCCGGCAGTACTTCCTGGGGTTCCCCAAGGAGCTGGAGGAGGCGGCGCGCGTGGACGGACTCTCGTACTGGGGGGCGTACTGGCGGGTCGTCGTGCCCAACTCGCTGAACTTCTTCGCGGCGATGGCCACGATCACGTTCATCAGCGGCTGGAACTCCTTCCTGTGGCCCCTGGTCATCGGCCAGGACCCCAGCGCCTGGACCATCCAGGTCGCGCTGTCCGCGTACATGACCAACCAGACCGTGAACTACCACCTGATCTTCATGTCCACGGCCATCTCCATCCTGCCCCTGGTGCTGGTCTTCCTCTTCCTCCAGCGCTGGCTGGTGCAGGGGATCGCGCAGACCGGCATCAAGGGCTGA